A stretch of the Paenibacillus dendritiformis genome encodes the following:
- a CDS encoding glutamate synthase subunit beta: MSTPNGFMEYSRQIQAERDPAERVLDWKEFHLRLSEEELRTQASRCMDCGTPYCHTGMELASGTSGCPVNNLIPEWNHLVYRGLWREALERLQATNNFPEFTGRVCPAPCEGSCTVGLIGEPVTIKSIEEEIIERGFREGWVTAKPPQRRSGKRVAVVGSGPAGLACADELNQAGHSVTVYERDDRIGGLLTYGIPTMKLDKEVVDRRVRLLAEEGIRFVTNIEIGTDIPARELVEQYDAVVLCAGATKPREFVIEGSQLEGIHYAMDYLNGTIKSYLNSGLEDGSYLSAAGKDVIVIGGGDTGTDCVATALRHGCRSITQFGTRPQAPAVRDEAANPWPQFPNVYTLDYAHQEAKALYGRDPREFSIMTTRFVGDGEGRVKELHTVEIERIVDEQGRKTYRPIPGTERVYPAQLVIIAVGFDGPEATLIDQLELDTDRHTNVKAVRGKYGTKISNVFAAGDMRRGQSLVVWAIHEGREAAREVNRYLADHLSSCPE; the protein is encoded by the coding sequence ATGTCAACGCCGAACGGATTTATGGAATATTCTCGACAAATACAAGCGGAACGGGACCCGGCTGAACGGGTGCTGGATTGGAAGGAATTCCATCTTCGCTTGTCCGAAGAGGAACTGCGGACCCAGGCGTCCCGCTGCATGGATTGCGGCACGCCCTACTGCCATACGGGGATGGAGCTGGCGTCCGGCACCTCCGGCTGCCCGGTGAACAATCTGATTCCGGAGTGGAATCATCTCGTGTACCGCGGGCTATGGCGGGAAGCGCTCGAACGGCTTCAGGCCACGAATAACTTCCCCGAATTTACGGGAAGGGTTTGTCCGGCGCCATGCGAAGGGTCGTGTACGGTAGGGCTCATCGGCGAGCCGGTCACGATCAAGTCCATCGAGGAAGAGATTATCGAACGCGGCTTCCGCGAAGGCTGGGTGACGGCGAAGCCTCCGCAGCGCCGGTCCGGCAAGCGGGTCGCGGTCGTCGGATCGGGACCGGCGGGATTGGCCTGCGCGGATGAGCTCAATCAGGCCGGGCATTCCGTCACGGTATACGAGCGTGACGATCGGATCGGGGGTCTGCTTACGTACGGCATTCCGACGATGAAGCTGGACAAGGAAGTGGTGGATCGGCGGGTGCGGCTGCTCGCCGAGGAAGGGATCCGCTTCGTGACGAATATCGAGATCGGAACCGATATTCCGGCCCGCGAGCTGGTCGAGCAGTATGATGCCGTCGTGCTGTGCGCCGGGGCGACGAAGCCGCGCGAGTTCGTCATCGAAGGCAGCCAACTCGAAGGCATTCACTATGCGATGGACTATTTGAACGGAACGATTAAGAGTTATCTGAACTCCGGCCTGGAGGACGGCAGCTACCTGTCGGCGGCAGGCAAGGATGTCATCGTCATCGGCGGCGGCGACACGGGGACCGACTGCGTAGCGACCGCGCTGCGCCACGGCTGCCGCAGCATTACGCAATTCGGCACGCGTCCACAGGCTCCGGCCGTGCGCGACGAGGCCGCCAATCCTTGGCCGCAGTTCCCGAATGTGTATACGCTCGATTATGCGCACCAGGAAGCGAAGGCCTTGTACGGACGCGATCCGCGCGAATTTTCCATCATGACGACGCGCTTCGTCGGCGATGGGGAAGGGCGCGTGAAGGAGCTGCACACGGTTGAGATTGAGCGGATCGTCGACGAGCAGGGACGGAAGACGTATCGGCCAATCCCGGGAACGGAGCGGGTCTATCCGGCGCAGCTCGTGATTATCGCGGTCGGCTTCGACGGACCGGAGGCGACGCTCATCGATCAGCTCGAGCTGGATACGGATCGGCATACCAATGTGAAGGCGGTCAGAGGCAAATACGGGACGAAAATCAGCAATGTCTTTGCCGCCGGAGATATGCGGCGCGGACAGAGCTTGGTCGTCTGGGCCATCCACGAGGGACGGGAAGCCGCCCGCGAAGTGAACAGGTATCTCGCGGATCACTTGTCATCCTGCCCGGAATGA
- a CDS encoding dihydrofolate reductase: MPVTMIWAMDKRRLIGKDNGMPWRLPSDMAYFKAMTQGKTVVMGRKTYESLGKALPNRRNIVLTRNPDWTVPDAEVMHHIGSVLPLAAEEEMMVMGGAQIYREFLPYADKLLVTRIDAEFEGDEYFPAYDESLWELAGEAEGPVDEKNRYPHRFQTYVRKEA, from the coding sequence ATGCCGGTAACGATGATCTGGGCGATGGACAAGCGCCGTCTTATTGGCAAGGACAACGGGATGCCATGGCGGCTGCCGAGCGATATGGCTTATTTCAAGGCGATGACGCAGGGGAAGACGGTCGTCATGGGGCGCAAGACGTATGAGTCGCTGGGGAAGGCGCTGCCGAACCGGCGCAATATTGTGCTGACCCGCAACCCGGATTGGACCGTGCCCGATGCGGAAGTCATGCATCATATCGGGTCCGTGCTGCCGCTGGCGGCGGAGGAGGAAATGATGGTGATGGGCGGCGCCCAAATATACCGCGAGTTCCTTCCTTATGCGGACAAGCTGCTGGTGACGCGGATCGACGCCGAATTCGAGGGGGACGAATATTTTCCGGCTTATGACGAGTCGCTCTGGGAACTGGCGGGGGAGGCCGAGGGACCGGTCGACGAGAAGAACCGGTATCCGCACCGTTTTCAGACCTACGTTCGGAAGGAAGCGTGA